The Polypterus senegalus isolate Bchr_013 chromosome 10, ASM1683550v1, whole genome shotgun sequence genomic interval GTAATTTCTTAATgctctcattatggtcagctaatgtacccttAAAATGAAAATCCAGACTTTTTAATGCATATAGGGTGCAATTCAGGCAGGAGTAGTGACATAATGCATGCACCAAACACATTGGGCAGTGATGTATCATGTAGGGTAGAGTATGCTTACAATACACATGCCTGAAAGTTTTGCAATGGCACTcttaaaaatagtgtttctttaatgacattttatggttctttattgggttgtaTACTCTCATGTTGAACACCTGCTTGACAAATCGCCATTTCATTCTGgtaagggttctttgcatattaagatggttctacgcgttttgaaaaaaaattccaaatatgtAGAAATTTCACCAATATGTTACCATCTGTTCATCGTTATTTACTGTAGAGAGTCTGTTCAAGATCTATATAAATGAAGGTTCATTATGgaatcttcatgtggatgggtcttttgggaagcaaaaatggttcccctacgGCATTCACTTTGAAGAACCAACAATGGTACCTTCATTTTTAAGCATGTGGCTACTACAGCTCTGTGCAGTCATGTTGGCTATGGTATCATGGGATGCGGGGgggaaaaaattatttgtataaGCTGGAGGCACTGCAAATTTCTAGGAAAATATTCTGCGAAAAAGGTCACTGGTGAACATAgcctactaaaaaaaaaaaaatttcaccaaTCAACTTTTGTGGCTAGCAACTAATACATCAAAATTTCAATAATATGTATAATTTTAGAGGGAAATATAACTGTAAAAGATCATGTACATGACGTGCCTCAGGGAAATGGACACACTTTTGCTTTAGGAAAAAATAGTTAACAGCCATTTCTGGACTATGGTTAAACAAACACACTGGCTCCTTGCTtaagttaaggaaagaaagcaaagaaagttCAGTGATGCATTCTTGTTGTTTCCTTATTTCTTTTAGCTACTTTTGTCCAACCATAATGAATAACACATATttgattatatacatttatatgctGTATATGATGCTGTAGAGTTCATTATGTCAATCCTGGCAAATGTCACTGCATGCATGACTGAAGACTCCAGTAAATCACAGCTTTCCGAGAAAGGATTAAAACACTTTCACAACAGcgtcatttagaaaagcacaccaAAATGACAGTTCCACTAAAACGTAGTAGATGATATAGCACAGGTCCTTAATGATTGCGCCAATCAAAACCAATCTTTGCAACTTGGCATTTCGGTTACGAGTTGAGGATGTTTCCCCCATTTGTCTGCCTTGTCCATTAACAGGGCGCAGGGTGCCGTGACGTCTGTCGGTATCAACGAGTATAAAACGGAAAACAGCCCTGGACTGAACGGCACTCCATCACGGCCGCATTCAAACAACCACTCCACTCTCATCACGTCACTGCTGATCATAGAAAAGCAAAACGTTCACCCAACTGCGGTAATGTAACCGATGtcattacaaagaaatgaatgttGCTGCCACCCCAAATCACTAACTTTTATTACAAGCCGCTAACGTTTAAAAGCGGAAGTAATGCCATTCAGCGCATCAAAGACGCTGGATCCATTTTCTGCAAGTCAGTAAGCAGTAATACGTCCCGAAGACAATAACATTCATGAAAAGTTTAGCGTGCAGCAAGGGGCCTGAAATCaatacacagttggaaacttgagtATTAATAAGAGCTCACTACACACACGTGTAAAGTGCACAACAAATCCTATAAAAAGATCAGGAATATTTACTTTAAACTCCAAAAAAGAGGATTAAAAGCAACGCGTGTTTGCCACCATTGTGCCGTTATTAAGCGTGCTTATAATTTTTATGCTTTCTTAAACCAACTTGGCGATactatgctttgttttttttttcatacaaacgAAATAAAAGCTGGCCTTTACGATTGCCTACACATAAGTGACATTTACGGAGACGAATAGTAAAATTAAGGTAAAGGCTCCAGCAAATTACAAACGAGAACGCTTAAAAGAGTGACCAATCAGACATTAGAGAGGTGGGCTTTGGGGCCGTTTACACCATGAAAACAAGCACTATAggtgaaggaaaaaagaaaagaatactaACAAACTGATAATCGATTACCTGGAACCTCTCGCTaagttaagaaataaaaatatgtacatttcaaTGATATCTGTCCCAGCTTACCTGTTATTCCCTTTATGATTGAATCCGCGCTGTCGAATCAACTCATCTAGGGACAAGTCCGCCATCTTGTTGCCAGGGAGCGGAAAGAATGGGCAAGACGGCTACCGCGTGAGGACAAACCTTTTAGATGGAACGAGAATTTCGAAAACGCTTTTCTGCAGCCGCAGGGCAAGTTTGTATGGCGCACTGACTTCTGAAGACTACCGAGTCAACTCTAGAATTCGGCAACTACAACAgccgtattattattattattattattattattattattattattattcacaacAATAACGCAAcagcaataataacaacaataataataaacaaagcaACGCTAATAGTAATCGTAATAATAACAGATGTTCCTTTGTGTAATTATACATTAGGAAAAACCGACTAGTTTTGCTCTATCAAAACTCTACCTGGTTATGATCACCACCATACAAGAAAGACATTACTGGACTTGAAGCTgttcagaggagagcaaccataTGCATCCCAAGACTTTTgggcatgtcctactctgagaattaaatctgtttaatctTGAGCATAGGAGaatgcatggggacctaatccaggtgtacaaaatccacaaaggcattgataaagtagatatTGCAGTtttctttcaacttaatggtgaatcagGTACTCAAGGGcattagtggaaattaaggggactaaagccaggaagcacttctttacaaaaaaaagttgtgggactctggaacaaactatagagctatggagctgaagcagaaaccttgacaacttttaagaagaatcaggatgagatattggggcagcttagctattagctaaacaaacaggcttgatgagctgaatggtctcctgccattattttttatgttcttcttATGATCTTTCAATGTTCAACACCATTACCACCAATGATTTTAGCTTGACACTTCAACAGATTTTAACACTCCATTGGGTGCCTTTTTCAaaaagattttgtttaaaaattgtgAACCACAATTAACCATAACCCATCCAAAACCATCAAGAGTTGAATAATTGCAATTTTTACATCACTTTTTGCCTGTCTATGAAAGCTGCTTCATCCACCAAAGATCTTCTGTATCTTTGaggaagaaaatcaaaacaattaacTTCATCCCTAAACACACCTATGACTAATACTCCGTACAATTATTCATACATTGTCTACCTCACTTCCTTTCTCAAGTAGCAATAACAACATATGTGTCACGTCCTAACTGATATTAACAGGTCGAGAAAATCTGATCCAAGCCTGTGTTATTGCATGCAGCAAGAATCGTTTAAAAATCAGGAACTTGGTGGTATTTCACAAAGTTGATATAATCTGTCCATGGTTATTTACGGGTCTCATTACatatctaaacaaaaaaaaagggtttgTTCTGGAATCTTCACGTGGATAGCTCTTTTGGTAACAAAAAATGCCTCCTGTAAGGCACTGATCTGAAGAAACACTCTTTGGTTTTAAGAGTGTAggtatattagatagatagatagatagatagatagatagatagatagatagatagatagatagatagatagatagatctttatttgttcccaagggaaatttggctttgtacagaagctcaataaataaataaatgatgaacaAGAAATCCAGCACTCAAATGcaaatcaaaattattaaaagaaaggaaacatcaGACATGGCTAAAGACAGTAAGAGTGGTCAcaatcacagtcacagtgaggagTTATGCAGGTGTATTGTGTGCACACTGATTGAGTTGTATTTATAATTCTTGGTCTCCTTGCACTTTGCTTTCCATGTTTCGCACTACTGCATGTCTGAGTGAACTTGATGTTTTATGTGAATTATCCCTAGGAATTAAGAAAGAATAATTTGTCCATAGATGAGGTAAAAATAAAGTTGACAATGAACTTTTGTGAAAGAGAATCGAACTTAAGGCAGGATGTCCACAGTCCGTGAAGGCATGcttgcattttgtgactttttgTAAACTCTTAGTTTTAGCTGCTTGGACAAGTCTTGATGCTATCAGGTTTTGTTGATCAGGTAATTTAACCATCCATCTCAAAGACAAGCCCTGTAAGCTTGGAAGCAAACACACCTTTTACTTAACGTGGAACACGTTTTGTAATTCATTTGATAGAATTAGATTGTAACCTGAGGGGTCTACGTGAAGAACATGCTGAAGACCAGCTTTGACTTTGTTATAAAAAGCTTTACATAGCATTCACCGTGTAGGATTTGCGTGTTTAAGGCGTGAATCCGCCTGTgcttctttaattattattattattattattattattattattattattattattaactgtgtGCTGATTATCAGCAAATTATAAAGAATTACCAAGGCCAGAGGAGGTGGAACCAAAGAAGTGGAGatgttattctattattattattattattattattattattattattattattttaataaaaggctTGACGTTCTTTCACCTAAATTACGAATGAAGATGGTTTCTGCCGAGGTTTCAACCTAGTCTTCTGAAGCGGTTTTACTTTTACTGCtccattttatttgtattcttcGCAATGAATAGTttcacactttttttattttttttacctcttcgctattttaatgcagcttttcttggctcactgcaccaccgtgtctcCTTGCCAACGCCGGAGActactttattcttattttcacCTTACCTATACTAATACCAGCCTACCACTGTTCTGAACGTGGATAACATAAGTTCTGAATATATCAACTTGTGGTTAGGGGGCACCCGTAGAGGCTCAGATCATCAGTGCTGAAATAAAACTGCTATAACTACCCAGTCTGCGCCCTCTGCCCTATATGTACCGCACACAACCCGTAAAATCAAATGCGATCATACAATACGCGAGTCCTATTACCGGTGCAGACAGGATTGTCCTGAGCGGGCTACACTGCCGCCTACTGGAGAACATAGGAACCGAAGCCTGTGACCACTGATGTCCTACATGCGATTTGAAAAGGTTCACATGTCACGTGAGTTTCACTGGGATATTCACGACCGACAAAGAGTTCTTTTTAGATCATTCtctttaaaaatgtgtacatgtgaagagcagataatCTGAGAGCCTTTACTGCATCCATCGTCAGGAATCAAAAGAAGACAAGCCTGATCGCACACTAAGTGTGTCACATTGATGTACAGCTCGTGTTATCCTGATGGTTTTGGAGGATCTCTTTCTACCCAAGCTCGTGGTTGAGCTGTGTTTTATAGTGATTTCGCGCTCTCAAGTTTATGTACAGGTTGCTACTGCAAATCATTTATATGAACATGACAGGCTTGCGAGATACGCATTGAAAAAAAATTGGTTATTACAcgtgacttttttatttattgcacatttcataatgtttgggagaaAGGAACGTTTCTCCTTGATTTACACTTTTgctccacattttaaaattacaaatcaaacaatttaggcgtaattaaagtgcacattgcagactttcatttaaggggatttgaatacattttagtCACACCATGTGGGAATGAAAGCACTTTTACtccatggtccccccatttcagggcgctataatgtttgggaaacagcaatggcaggtcacaTTTAGGGCGTTGTCTCATATCCCTTTGCAAAAAATGGCTGCTTGAAGTCTGAGATCCATAGACATCAGCAGGCGCTAATGATCTCCTCTGATAATGATAGGACAAGCATGTAATGCAGACATCTTTAGCTCCTGCTTGTTTGTCACCTTAAGTGTTcttttcagcatatggaaggcctgctcaagtGGATTGAAATTGGGTGACCGACCTGGCCATTTCCATTTTGCAGCTTTTAAAAAATCCTTTGTtgcatcagcagtgtgtttggctgACTATCTTGTTGGGGGATGAAGTGACGTACAATGCATCTGTAGGCATGTACTGGaatttgagcagatcagatgtttctgtacacctcagaaatCATTGTGCAGCTACCATCAGCAGTTCAATCATCAAAGAAGAGAAATGTGCACTACCATCACcaagtttaacagatgaggtggtctgctttggatcttcaGTACTTCTGTTTCATTTCCACGCTTTCTTCTTGCCATCACAAGTTAATTTCTGTCTCATCTGCCCAGAAGACCCTTTAAATTAGAATTtattgaatgaaaaagaaaaacacaataaaatcttCAATGGAGAAACTAAAACatcccagaaaaaaaacaaaggactGTAGATCTGTATGTTCTAGCAAGACTTTGATAAAGACTTAAATGCTAAGTAAACCAAGAGCCCCCAACCACCAAGTCCTGAGTAACATCGACTGGGTATGAATTGCTTAAATTGAAACAACATCACCTCAAGTTCTTAAATCTAAtggctttgaggtgaaaaaggacGAGCCACCATAACATGAcatggaccaccagggggtgtaccGCTCCCCAAAACCTGACACAAACAGGCTGAGAAACAAGTTCAACACTGCACACGCTTTACTCAGGTGGGGAAACATTGTCTGTAACTACCCATATCACAGCACAGTACAGAAAGTACCCAACACAATGCATAGCACagcccttcttctttttcttctctcactttctctctctctctcctgtagCCTCTTCTCACAAGCTTTGTCCCCCACCTCCCGGTTCCAGCTCACTCAGTGGTGATGGTGAGGTGGTTCATTTTATAATACTCCAGGAAGTGTTCCAGTTGTTTCTTGACATTCTTCTGCCTGTATGTCTGGGTGTAATAGAAGTGGTTCCTCCAAGGACCCAGTTGCACCTGCAGCACCCTGTGGCGGCACCCAAGGAGCCAAACAAGGCTTCTTCAAACTACAAATACCAACATGCCTGATGGAGTTACGAGGTGCTGCAGCAACCCAAGGGGGCCGCATTCTAGTGTCTTGGGAAGATAGTGACAGCAACAAGATTTCTTCCTCGGTCCTCGGCAGCATAAAGTCTTGTGAATGATACACTCCTGCCATTgatctcctttctttctttctatttcaaATATCTGTGGCTATCTCTAAGGTCAAACGCTACTGGAATTTTTGTACCTGTTCCATGGTTTCCGCTGTTTAGAATTAACTAGGAAAAGCTCAAATCAGAATTGgaaacacaatattttttaaaggaaacAACAAAAAGCTGACAAGCAGacatcattttaatatggaagatAACCTGCTAAACTACAATGTTGCGCACAAACAAAGAATGAGAAAGTGTTTAGAGACAATTGCTGCAGCCCAACACAGACCATTTCATGCACTACAACCTGCAATATTTTTGTAGATAGGTAACTACACTGAGCATTGCTTCAGAAGTTAAAGATGAGGAttgttataaaaatttaaataataagttaATTGACTTGGTTAATCTTACTAGACTTTTTGCACTGGCATTAGGGATTATTTACTGATTTTATCATGGGTTGAAAAtttttcatcaccatcatcatcaaagaGATTTCAATTCCACTTTTTCGGGTGTTTTGACTATTTCAGATGTTATCTACTAGTGATGATGCTAGCAAGTCTGTTCTCTTCCACTTGTCATCATCAATATCAGGATGCAGTAAAGgatcaaatgtaataaaaatgaaatacaagaaCTTAAAGCTTTGGTACAAACACAGATATTTCATATAAATGTGAATCTCACACTACAGTGCTTTTCTGAAAGTAGAATAAGAGATGAAGAAGAgcaaaagaccagctaattaaacagtTGGAGGTAAAATAACtaatttattgtaaaactgtttgaaATAAAACTCTGAAGCTACTGATAAGAGCATTTCAAAAGCATCAAGTGTTAAATTTTACAGGCAAGTGAAAGCAGCtaaacaagaatgatttaaaaattgtttttctggAAAACAGACTTTGGAGTAAACTTTTTATCAGAAATACTTTTGAGAAACTGCAAATCTGAggtaaaaatgaaacacaagtaacatataaatcaaaacaaaatcagtTTGATAAAATTAACAGTCTGGAGTGCTGACAGAGGGATGTAAAGGTCGatgatttatttggaattcaaaacatccacgcattaAAAAAGaacgactctacaaagacaaaaggcagaaggtggcatggctctacctaacttccagtttaattactgggcggcaaatatacaggtgataagaacctggacacaaatagaagaacatacacaggcatggaccgcaatagaagtaaaatcctgcagtacttctttgtattccttgctctgcgctccaataaacacaagttatcggcaatacactaataacccaattgtgctccactcagaatctggaaccaatgtagaaagcattttaagacggagaagcttctttctgtggcacctctgcaagagaaccacctctttcaaccttcacaaacatattttaatatctggaaaaaatttggaattaacttgcttagagatctttatatagacaacgtctttgcatcctatgaacaattacattccaaatttaacattccagctacaaatttctttcactatcttcaaatcaggaactttgttaaacagaaccttccagattttcctcatcttgcaccctcatccacgctggaaaaaatattgctcaatctcaaggacttaaactccatctctataatatataaaatcattttacaatccctccctttcaaagatccaagaggacagtgggaaaaagatctctcaattaatatatcagaaaaggagtggaaagtagcaatgcggagaattcactcgagctccatatgtgcaaagcatacaattttacaacttaaaattatatatcaagcacatctgtctcgactaaaactctccaaaatgtatccagggcatgatccaacctgcgaacgttgcaaccaagtcccagcctcactgggtcacatgttctgggcctgcaccaaattaacattattctggacaaaaatttttaattacctctcagacagccttggactcacaatccctcctaacccattaacagctgtgtttggggttcttccagaggggcttaaagtggagaaagacaaactaattgtgattgcattcactacactcttggcacgcagactcattctgataaactggaagaacccaaactctcctcttttaagtcagtgggaaaccgatgtgttatattatttgaaattggaaaaaatcaaatactcagttaaaggatccgtacagacttttttcaaaacatggcaggatctaatcagtaatattttaaaataagtttataaagcacagagaatttattaatttaggtatgtttacaagccttaaattttacgctttgcttggcttgctctctctcaggggtggggatcgatctgttcttaacataattctttttttttttgtaaaaacttgattactatgtatggattgtaataaaattaaaaaaaaaaaaaattaacagtctTGAGTGCTGACAGAGGGATGTCATCTGTAATTAGGAGTCCAGATGGAAATACAATTAGCAGCTAAAGTAATTCCCTATACAGTGTTTCTGGTATAAGGTCCAcgtaaatattaaattaaaaaattaaatccttCTGTTAAGTATTAAGAAGGTTCTGTaaggtttatgtatttatttatgtatttatttatttattatcaaaaTAATAGAAACATAATGTGATTAACGAGACGttcaataaaattgatgagctctTGTGGTGATCGGTGCTTCAATTAGCGGCTTCTCCAGCTGATAGGGCGAACGTGCTTTGGGGGCGGAGTCTCCGTCTGTTCATAAAGAGGGCGAAGGCAGGCGGAGTTACAGCAGTTAGTTTCTCGCCGTCTGTTTCTGTAGTTTTAGTAGCGTTAGTGCTTTGCGGGTCGACGGGTGCTTGTACTGCTGATTGTAAGACTGTGCTCTCTTTCTGGGCTCCCGTGGAGGCTaatcccaaatattatggagagATTATTCTCCTACGGTAAACTTTTCTTTTATGAAACTCTCGTATATGGATTTTTTTATAAActatgaattttttgttatttttaaaggctTAAGTTTTTAAAACTGGCTGAGATTCTTGTTCGTTTTTCTGTTTTAGCATAGGAAGTGTGTAATTTATCTGACAGACTGGTTGATCTAATGGTCAAGTAGGGTGTATAATCTCAAATTCTTTTGTAGTTTTATTAAACCTATTTTTTTGACTAGTGGAGGCTCAATTGTGTAGCTTGCTGTTGGGCAAATAATGCAATGTAACTTGTGGATTAGATAAAACATGGTCTGGTAAGGATGTAGGTTCTTTTTGCTGTGTTCCAATCAAATGGTTCTTCAGTGTGATGCTATACTGGAACTGTTTCTGGTTTCTGCAAGAATAATTTGAATTAAGGTTCCTGAAAGATCTCTAGTATTCCTGTTTGGCTTAATGTGTGCAgggttttttacattttaacaaagtacttttttccttttttaaattttcatgagTTTAAAAAGGACATGATAACATTAACTTTGCCTTCCTGTATCCTCAGCTTGTTTGAGACACATCCAGATGTCCAGAAGCTGTTCCCTAAGTTTGCTGAACTTTCCAAAGAGCAGCTGCAGAACAATCCTGGCGTCCAGGCCCATGGGGAAATTGTGGTTTGCAAGCTGACAGAAATCCTAAAAGGGGAACCTGAGGAAGTTGTGAAGGCTTTGGCTGAAACTCATGCCAAGCAGCACAAGATTCCTCTGGTTAACTTCCAGGTACTTCAAGCCTTTAAATCCAGTAGGGAGTGATTGGATGCCATTTCTCAAAAGAATATGGGAATGCTGGGTTTCTGACAGGGGTGTAATGTGGTGTTTACCTTTCTGAAATGATATGAGAAGACTTTGGAAGTCCTTTTCTGTAACCTTGATAatgcaaatgtatgtgtgtgtggggggtttGATGCATTAAATGCTTAATTTCCATGATGTTCCCTGAAAGTTGGGAGATGTGAGGGATCTGTAATTTATCCAAATGTGCAGAACACAATAGCCTTAATTTAAAGACCCTCCTTTTTCCAAGGCAATACTTCACCAGTTTACCTGGTGTAGCTGCTCTTCCAGATTTCTGTAGCTGTGAAAAGGTTTTTGTATATGGTGTATACTAACTTCCACTGAACAGATATCAACTCTTCCTTTAGTGAATACAAAGGAAACATTCACAAACCTTTTTGTTTGGTTTAAAGCTTCTAGTGTCTAATTGCATGAGTATGTCTAGATGAAATGCTCTTTCAATCTCTTAGCAAATTATCTAGACATCTGTCCATGCTTAATACTATTGTACATTTCCAAATGAGCTGTTGTATTTCATGCAAGATTCCATTTTATTAAAGTCTACCAAGACTGAGTGGGCTATCAAAAGTGAAATCCAATTATCTTCAGAATTAAGTAATCGATTTGTCTTCGGACTAAGGAGCTACCCCATTCTGCATGGGAATCCCCTCTTCAGACTGTTGCTTGAAAATGCTGGCAGCTCTTCTGATTAAGGTTTTAAGACTGGCATGTCCTGTAGCTGTTTGTTACCTGCTTCCATAAGCTGTTAGTTCTTGGCCTCCTTAGTTATTGCCAGCCCTTTAGTTTGAGCTAACTGTAATTTTCTTTCACAGATCATCAGTGAAGTCATTGTCATGGTGGCAGCAGAGAAGCTTGATGGCTTTGGTCTTGATGCTCAAACAGCCCTGAAGAATGTGCTGAAGCAGTTTCAGATTAGAATGGGAGCTTGCTATGAGGAGCTTGGATTTAATAAGTAGTTCAAATTGTGGTTTGTGTCAACTGTCTCAATCTGATGCTTTTGAGCTCTGGTTTGAATAAAAGTACTTCAAAAGTGGCTACTTGGTCCTTTGTATTTAACTAGATATTCTATCCTTTAGGTCCTATTCTGCCATTCTCTTATGTTTACAAAATAAgtttctgctatttttttttttttagg includes:
- the LOC120538154 gene encoding myoglobin-like encodes the protein MAKDTASPADRANVLWGRSLRLFIKRAKAGGVTAVSFSPSVSVVLVALVLCGSTGACTADCKTVLSFWAPVEANPKYYGEIILLRLFETHPDVQKLFPKFAELSKEQLQNNPGVQAHGEIVVCKLTEILKGEPEEVVKALAETHAKQHKIPLVNFQIISEVIVMVAAEKLDGFGLDAQTALKNVLKQFQIRMGACYEELGFNK